The Larimichthys crocea isolate SSNF chromosome XII, L_crocea_2.0, whole genome shotgun sequence region gagagagagggagatgaggtGGCAAGAGCCAAAGATAAACCTACCAAAATTAATTAGAGGACAATGTGCACCTGAGgcacatccaccatcacagaGCCACATACTGCTgcctaagaaaaaaaacaaaaaacaaaacaaaacacaccgctaaagagaaaagaaacagccAGCATGTGAACACTTTTATGAACACTTGTTGTCTGTTGaagagaaaatgtcaaagaggaataaaaagcCACATACTTGTCCTATACCGGCATTGCTTGCCTGATTTAAgtacaacaacagaaaaatacaaaggcCATGCAATCAATATTTTGCTTaagaaaatgctgaaatattgGCAGTAGATGTGAGGTATGATCCCATACTTCAGTGTGTGACTCTTAGAAAACTAGACTTTTGACCcacaaagactgaaataaataatataaagagatAGATAAATATACAGTGCATTAAAATAGAATACAAATTCTGCTAGATTAACATGTAAACAGTGTTTTAATGTATGGTATGAACCAAGTGTTGCTTATTCTAAAACTTCATCactgcctaacaaaactaacaaaactaacaactactctgtgctcctttatacctttgtcagcttatgtcctcctctgttagTCGCTTaggataaaagcgtctgctaaatgcaatgtaataataataataataataatattctgaAGCATATGAAGTGAGAAAATCTCTGAAGGCCTACTCTGTCTCAGTTTGTCTCACGtgttcaaagaaacaaaaaggtaaaagtCCAGAGTGTTTTTTGAATGTTGCTGCTGACTGTAACTAATCTGAAAAGTccctgcagcgctgcaggaaaaaaaaaaaatgacctaaTTTTCCCACAACCATATCAAGAAGTCATCATTTATATGAGCAGTTtgtctctcaaacacacacacacaagccaacCGAGACAGTCGCCTCACTGCAGCCTGTTGGAGCTTCATCGATCCATCAGATTGATTGGCTGCAGGCCTGAACTAAAAGGGTGACAGTTGCTTCCTCAAACAGCTGAGTCAGCAGCTGCTGACGGTAATAGCTGTACATCTCCACACCCCCTCATCTCCTCAAACCAGACTGTGTTCATTTCCTATCACAGAGATAAACAAGCCTCACATGAGATGGGGAGTGAGAGAGCGGCGTAGAGCAAGGCAGAGAGCCGGTGATGCATAAAATGCCTCTTtactgtctctgtttgtttagCTGCTTCATCTCAGCTGTCCCCACAGTCTATAGGGGACTCGTGGGAATCCCAGCAGTCACACTCGTACTGATCACACCAGTGCTACTACGTTTATAGCTAAAGATGGAGTGGTGCtgcacacacgcaaacatgGGGAAATCCAGTGATCCTGTGTTGAGAGAGCTGTCATgagaagcagaaacagacacGGCTTGTTGCTCTCAAATTGAAACTAGGAAGTGCAATTACGGGTTATCTTTTACATATATGATGCCATTCCAGCAACTGCAAAAACTAATTTCACCTCCAGGAACCTCAATAGTTTATCACAAATAATTCATGTTCTTTTGgtctaacaaaaataaaagtaagatAAATATCTTGCTTTTATTCTGCCAAACGCTggaattattttttcattttgttgaaaatacaaaaagtacttggggttgattttatgtgtttactATTTGTACCTTCATCAGTTATAAATTGGAGCTTCCTCTATTCATCCACTTTGAAAGGATAAAGTGGGTGAGTcaaattcatatatatttttttctatttaatcaTGCAGTAGATCTGAAACAATCTTTAATGCATTAAACCTAAATCCCTTTTCCCCTCCAGCAGGCAGTGCCAGACCAACAGGAGGTTTGAGTTTATTGCTTTCCTATTATTTATCACATAACTGCTTCATAGCTTGTCTTAAATCTTTAAGAGTAACTTTTTTATTAAGAGCTTGGTTTTTATGTCTACCATTTCAGCACATTTCCAAACATGAGCTCTGATGCTGTTCCTAGTGATGTTGTTTCTCAGCTACTCCCTGAAGCATTATACAGgcgttttatatatatatacagaatgATGTATGTAATAAACTAGACTTCTTCTGGCTAgatcagaaaaatgaaaaccagTCTGATGTCTCTTTTTTCATCTGTCACTTCACATCCAGTTTAACAACACCACAGTCTCCAGACTCAAAACAGTCGTCTTCAACCAGTAATGTGTGATCTGGTATCTGCTCTTCAGAACCAGCTGtagattaaaatataaaaaagattgatacataaatgaaaaacaggCAAATCTCTGGTGTAAAGTCTGAAACGGGTTGTCTAACATGCTAGCTCCTTAAGAAAAAGAGTAGAAGAGAGCTTCTACTGCGAAGAGCGAGAGCCTGAAATTTGCTCTTTGCACGTAAATACTTTTGagtaactttaaaatgaaatgttgaaacactgATTATAATGATAAACTAAAACTTTAAGGgaagtaattttcttttttaaagattatttttttggccttttcaaactttatttctgatagagacagctgaagagtgacaggaatgcagggagagaaagacGGGGAATgacgggaaagagccacaggtcagattcaaacccttCGCACATGGGTTAAGTAATTTTTAAGCCAGAATATACATCAAGGAGTGTTTTCTCCTTGACTTTCTTCCATCACAATGAATCTTAATGTGTCCTTCACAGTACTGTGGAACAGAAAGTTCAGCCAAGTCTGCCATTTAATAAGTTATTCATGTTTGGTTCTTGTAGGTGTTGCCAGctttactgtgtttttctgtgtgtatgagtCGGCACATGGTGAGatggaaataaaatggaaatttaaATTGTTTGTATAGTTTACTTGGAAGTCAATTAATTAGACTACTTTTAGTGCTAACTTGTTCTTTATTGCATTCTGTAAAATAAGGAATAGTTACAGCATATTTTACAGAAAATCTCTTGACATTTCATGgcatgacagacaaacaaatctgGATTGCATTAGACTCATCTGACAGGGTTTGTTTAACTGTATGAAAAGGTTAAAAGTCAACCACTACACATCTCACTGTGTACACTCTGTTAGAGTGAAATATCCTTCTTTAACATCCATGGTTATTTTGATATCAGGTGTGTCCTAAATCAAATAGTTTTTAGCTGATTCACATTACATATGTGGTGAAATCAGGTGATTTGAGGTAcagcaaaaatatcaaaatgacgAATTTCAAAAGCAAGTGCAGTTCACATGATCACAAATTACAGTATATAAGTGGCAGTGGAAATCAGAGCACCACTTCTACTGGTCATTTCACAATATTTCTCACAGCACTATCAGGGGGCAACTTTAATTCTTTATCTTTTCAAATGGCTCTGAAAAAAAGAGGCTATTTTAACTGAAACCTAGTTATTGTGTAATACCTGTGGCATTATATTTGGCAGggattaaaaatgtaacaaaacatacagaaaatgcattaaaaactgaTCAAAGCATAAGTTCAAAAGCGGCATAGCTTATACATCAATTTTTCTTATTCAAAAGTAAAGAACACATTAATTCATAACCATTTCTaaaagtccaaaacacaaaaatacaatgtTTTCAAAAATACAATTCCTGATACTTAGTAGGTACTTGAGACGAAGAAAGTACTTAATGGTAGCAGGACGCTGCTTAAAATACAGGTTAGTATCAGTGGACGTGTTTCACTCTCTAAGCTACAAGTGGACAGTCAgaacgcttttttttttaaaagaacatcTTTCAAAATCATCCAATTCCCTATGGTGTGAaagtgattcattttcatttaacacAGGAACATGAAACTGTACAGTCAGACCGTGTgtacagagggagaaagaaatcaTCATGGAATCCTCTACCACAACATAACatcaaagaaagaacaaaaaggaagaagagaccAATCTCTCTACATAGGCGATGCTACGTCCATGTCCAAAGTGAGCGAATCTGTGAAAAGAACCAAATACAAGATGTTAATACTGGTTATCAATCATGTTCTacagcacatgtgtgtgttcttcttcttggcatgtaggtgtgtgtgtagttcgGGTTAGGAGGCACACTATCAGGAATTAATTTCCTCACTGAACGAACTACAGAAGTACAAGTATGACTCACCCAAATGTCCTGGATTGGCTTCAGCTTCATTGTGCATCAGGGAGTCGAGGGTGCGAGGCGACATGGGGAACAGGTCACTGGTATTTCCAGAGTTAGTGCTgtgaaaaagcaaacaaaaaaaaaagagaacgtTTTACTTTACAAAGTGAAATgcccacatatacacacacaggttccTGCAATACTCTCTGTGTTAGTCAATACACTTTGAATAAAACTGTGACTTCATTGTTGTCAAACATTATCACAAGTGATAAGCTTTTAGTCACTACCACCTACTGTGTACGTCAGTGTTTGTCTTCATCACACTAACTGCAGGGATGTCGTAAATGAAAGGGCTGTGATTCGGCTGCATTGTGTGCTGTACATATGAGTGGTTAATGAGTCTATTAAAGAAAGATAATTCAGCATTCATGTCAGTAAAGTCAAAGTCATGCCCAACAAAGACAGAAGATAAAAAATGGGATGCGTCTGTGCTGAAATACTAAACATATTTATAGATAAATACTAAAGTACATTAGCACTGCTGTAAAAACTGTGCAGATGTTGAGCGCGTCACATACTGTTTCTTGCTTCTATTTTAGGCAGTGCTAAGCACACTACCACAGACTGCTTACATGTTGAACTCTGTATTGATGTCAATGTAAGCatcatgtcagtgtgatgtTGTTGGTTAGCACAGTAGATTAAGTGGATCGAACAGGCCATTACTCAGGCTTAACAAAGTgcagctttgatttgatttgtctttgtttaaacTGATGTGGCTTTAGCCCTGTCTGTGTGCTTATAGAATTATGAAATGATTTGCAACAGCACGACTATCATCTAAAGTCTCATATTAATTTTCTTCAAAAGACTTTGGACTGTTGAATCCATAGAAATAGATTTGATTGAGGAATTGTGACACAAATGTCTGGGAAAGAGTGCGACCACaactaaaagaaaaagtgatgaaTGGCAGGGAGATGCTCTCATATTACGACCAGGCAATATGGATGTGAgttagaaacacaaacatgaagtatGCAGGTGAGTTTACTACACCGCTATCTCTGAAGCCCacccatcaaacacacagagtgacaaGATGACAAACAACCCTACATGCCACCTCTGCCGTCCCCACCCCCGAGTGCCTACCCTGGGAATCCGTTCCCAAGCAGCTCACAGCTGTCCGGCAAGTCCATGAACACAGAGGGACACCTATGGAGACAGGTCAGGATCTCACTGAGCAAACCTCACAACGCCATCAAACCCACTACCAACCAAAGCACACATGGCTGACTGGCCTGTGCATACACCCCTCTGATCCCAGACGACCTCAGACTTCATCACATTTGTGGGAGATGCTTTCCagagttcatgtttttatttttcatttgttttctaataAATATTAGTTGTAAttattttagattaaaatattgcaatttaatttttttttcctctgcagattAGATTATTTGTGTCTTATTGGCCCTGTTCACACTTAACATCTAAAATGTGTCTAAATACACGTACAATTACAACCATAACATCTAAAATGTGTCTAAATACACGTACAATTacaaccaaaacacacagctcagagTTCTTAAATCACATTTCCTGGTGGCCAGAACACAACAAcctcagcaacaacaaccaGCCTCCTTGTTGTATGTATTATGAGTATCATTTAGAGTAGATTAGTTTGAGGTCTGAACTGCAACCTGACTAAACTGAATCTAGAGCTGCGCATGTCTGCGTCACGGTACTTGGCTTTAACAGGGTGATGGTTCCTCCAATGACAGCCATTAGTCACAGTGAGAGTGAAAACAGCTTTGTTCTCTTttcttgccaaaaaaaaaagtttaaaaagggAAGTGaaggaagattttttttctctttttcttttctctctgtctctctatcagAAGTGGCAATCACTTGGTGGCACGAGATCTTCCTGTAAATATTGACGACTGAAAAATAAGGGAGTACTGGTAGATACTTACGGGGTAACGCAGATAAACTTTGTCTTCAGGTATGGTTGAATAACTGTcagggaaaagaaaatgttagcACAAATATTAAACTTGGCAAATAACATTcttaaaaatcaattttatgTGTTATTTCTCTTAACCTCCATAgatagtataaaaaaaaaaaaacaaggcagtgACTTGACTTACTACCCGTCGGGTCTCCTCCAATCTCAGGCTCAGGAGCTGCTTCTGGCCTGCAGTATTTGCCGAAAGCTTCCTCTTTGGGGATTTCAGGATAGAGGTACACGAGCGGTGAAACCAGGATGTTGGTTGCATCCATAATCTTGTAGCCCATGATGATGTCAGCGAAAGACATGCTGTTGAGCTGCTGCTTGGTGTAAGGCTCCACAGACTGGATCTGGGTTTTTCCTGTTAACAACAGAGAAGCTCAGTATCACAACAGAAAATTAAGTAAATGTTGGAGACAGTATAAGAGCAAGTTTAAAAATACTCACCGCTGATGTCTTTCTCCACCCACGTAAACGTAATGCCCCCCTCCTTGCTGCTCTCACTGAAGCGCAACAGGAAAGTGCCGGGAGGTTTTGGACTCAGAAGggccctctccctctccttacTGATAAAACCCATGATGTACCTGCAGAAAGGCAACAGGAAGACATGTAAATAGATGCTGGATTTTAAAATAGCAAGTCTATTTTAAAACTACTTCGACACCTCTTCTATCATATGAAAGGCAGATAACAGGTCAGACCGTAAACAAAGGACGACCTCTTACCCTTCATTCCACAGTGCCAGGATATACTTCTTCACCAGGTCAATGATGTTGTCCAACCACACCCAGAAGGAGAAGCCTTTGCCAGCCATGTTTTCCtgtgaagaggaaggagaaaaataaCTCACATTGAAGCAATACAATGGCAAGATGGCAGACTGAACCGTATGAACATATGTGGTTGGTAGTACCTTACAGAACTTGGCCCAAGTGATCTGACAGCCAGAGTAGTTGACACAAGGCCCTAGATTGGACAATTACAGAATAAATCACGTTACTATAATCAACACAGTGCAAAGTTAGATGTTTTTGGAGGCTTTTAGGCATGACAGCTCACCTAGTAATTTCTCAGCCAGTGTGGTGAGTTGTTCAATGGTCAGGCCTCTTTTGGTAGTGGAGGAAAACTGCCAGCTTAGGACCTCTGCCACTTGGTCCCACGTCCCCACAGGAGGCTTGGTGAAGAAGTTCACATTCTGTACAGAGACAGCCGGACCAGCATAAATGAAAGATGTGTTTTCCACcaaacgtacacacacagacacacacagacacacacagacacacacagacacacacagacacacacctgtaataTTGAAACATTCTCTCTGAGCCGCCCCTTTCCACCAGAGGGTGCTGTCTTACCTTTGGGTGGTTAGTGAGCATGTTGTACCACAGAATGGAGGCCCAGGCATTGGGCATCTGGCAGATGTTTGAAATGACGACCACAGGCAGGGAATGAGTCTGCACAAAATAGAAGAAATATTAATTTCAATACCTTTATAGcatcttctctcttttttttggtcttttcaagctttatttgatagagacagctgaagagtgacaggaatgcagggagagagagacggggaatgacatgcgggaaagagccacaggttggattcgaaccctgggcttcagCAGCAAGGACTGAGGCTTTGCACATGGGGCGCCTGCTCTattaactgagctaaacaccaccccagcatcttttctttttaagtttgCTTTTTCCTCGCTGACATTTACACTTTCACAATGGcgagaaaatgtttctgcttctATTTTAGTAAACTGTGTCATAATGAGACTTCCTCGGGATGTACCCTCATCATTACTGCTCTTACACTTAGTGGGCATGCTGCTGATATTTTGGTGTGAAAAAGGTTGTGAAGCAACCCACGCAGATGTCGCACCCTGAGGTAAAGGATGGATCTACCACTGTAATTGGTCACTCACAGCCTTCATGATGTAAAAGCTACCCGAAGATGTACACTTTAGTGTTCCAACAAATCAAAGGTTTAATTTGCATATAAAAAGTCAGACAGTAAACGTGAATAACATTGTGTCTTTTGATGCTAATTTGTCTCCATGCTGTGGATCTTTCTATGTGGCTGACACGACTTGCTGTATTTTGACACAGCGTCACACAGGCATACACCTATGGACGAAGGCTCTAAGGCGCATTGGAAGTTAGAGGAAATACATAATACGTGATACATTAGACAGAAATGGTAACTTCATCATAGTATACTATTATAACACCTGAGAGTctggtgtgtgtatttacaaGGAAACATGTTTCAGAGGAGTGTGGGAAGCAGAATCATTCAGCGTCAGTTACCCTCTCATCAGTGGAGTAACTTAGGTCATGGTTGGGTTGAGGTTTACAGCTCATTTAGAAGCTGGGCCCCGAAGGTGGGAGATTTTTGTTTATGACTCATTTGTCTGGTGACTTACTTTGTATGGGTTGTCAAAGAATAACATTGTATTTATACGGTTTTGTTGACTTCTGGTGAAAGTTCATCTGagaatacagaaaaatatatacattcaTGATGCACAGACATGATACTAACCTCCAGATCGATCTTCAGGCCTTGGTGGTAGACTTCTGTCTCAAAAGTGATAAGATGGAGCTCCTCTGTGACAATCAGAGAGGCCTAGAGAAAACAGATAATCAAACCACTTGTTTATAAAAGTCaagaaaccaaaacacagaATTCTTACACGTAAAAGACAGATATCTTAAAGAGCAGTGATGATACTTACATCACTATTGGTCCGGCCACCGTTACCACACCTTTGTTCTCTCAGGGTCTGtaacaaaacaggaagtcagtgcTCCATAGCGGGCTTTTATCAGAGCTCTTCATCACTGTCAACCAGAGTTTTGCCTCCATAACTCACCAAGTGTTTAAACTCTGCTGACAGGCTGCCATTGTTGGATTCCTCCATGTTCATAACTTTTGTGTTGGTACCGAGGATGTTAAACTTTCTTGAcctaaacaataaaataataataaaaaaatttaaaaaaatgatcaagGAGCAGCAGAAAGTGAAACTGTTCTcaaagaaaatacagtaaatggcCCGGCTCGAAAAAAGTCTTCAAGTCTTACCCTCGAATTGCAGCCACATCTCCAGATTCcctgaaaaataaacagttcaAATCAGCAAAGTCAGGTCTTACTGATGAAGACTTaatacaagaacaaaaaaaaaaaaataaaaacccactTGTCAATGCAGACTTTAATTTTCAGCTGGTAATTGAGTTCAGGAAACTTCACCAgtaacctgaaaaaaaaaaaatcagagacaAGAATACTATCAACAAAATTCACTCGGATATAAAATGATGCGCTCACCACATAAAACTTATTGAAACgtataaaaatatgtatgtattatgtatgtatgtatgtatatatgataTGTATGTTTCTGATGTGTGTCGCAAGTCTGCATCTTACCTGACTTTATTTGTGAACTGCACTCCTGTTTTTATGACCAGAGGTCTGTCTGGATGCATGGGCATACAAGGCTGTCTTTCCACCACAAAagcactaaataaaaaaataaaaaatagagggGATCATGtttcagagaaaagaaaaaaatccagaaaataGTCACAGTAACAGATGGTGAAGAGAGCCAGAGGTCAAAAGGTCCCTGTCCTAATGATCTGCAGCTTTTAAATGTATCTCGGTTCTCCTTCTGAAAATGGAGATGCTCAGATGTCATCACAAAATCCTTAGATGTGACTGAAAGCTCTATATCATTGGCAAGTAAAACTTTGATCTCAGAatgtcatcatcatggattTCACATGGTGAAGCATTATGAATAAGTGCAATCAATATAACTGCTCACTTTCACAATCAGTGTTCAGTCTACACACGTGCAAGGAGGACCCACACTTAGCCTAGCCTGTGAGTGTTTAACACTGCAAACACGATGAAGATTCGTCACATGCAGTACCTCTTCATCAGGTTTCTGAACAAGTCCACTATCTTCTCCTCCAGGGCGGGCCGGTGCTGGATGATGGGGTCTCCTTTGTAGGATACCTTCTGCTGAAGCTCCTCCAGCTTCTTGATCTGCTGACGAATCTGGAGCTGGGACTCAGCCAAGGACGTGATCCTGGTTAGTAAATGACAACCAGTTCAAGTTAAACATGTTGATTAAATATGCCTCTGGCTGTCAAAATGATACAACTCACTATGTGTTTTAGTGTAGCTGAAAGGCATGTCAggcataaatatttaaacaaatttaCTTATGCGGGACAAAGGAAAGAATTATGCAGAaggaagggaaaagaaaagtgttgtAGGAAATCTTTCCTTGTGGTAAAGCTTCTATGTTTACAGATGCTGGACATGCAGAACATGAgcagcaatatatatatatatatataatataattatgtgACTAATGACTGATTTAGGATATTGCTTAAATATTTGTACAGTCTTATGTATGTATAGTTACCATGTTTCAAGGCGGTCCAGGCAGATGTTAGGTGGACCTCCAATGCAGGCAATTTGCTGCCGTCTCTTCCAGTCTGCTAGTTCTTCATCTGTCAGGTTCTTCTGAACATAATCCATGGCAGTCAGCAGGCCTCCCATCTCTGTCACAATTTGCTGttagacaaacaaaaaagtaaacattaaaCTTTGAACATATTCAGTTATCTCCAATCTGTGGTGCAAACCTTCTACCAACAATTGCAAACTAGGTTTGTGCCTGTGGCTCACCACCACTTTTTGCTGGAGGACGTAGAGGTGCACAGCCTGCTCTTATTAATACATACTTACAGTTTTTACTaaactgttctttttttgtgtatttttgacTGAACTCACAACATGATAAAGCACAGACACCCACCCTCCTGAGTTGGTCCAGGGCACTCAGCATCTGCTCAAGCTGAGCCATCTTCTGTCTGGTAGCAGCTGCTTGGCTATTCCCATTTAGGTCCTGGGACAACTCTGGAGGGAGTGGACATGTCATCGGTCAAtttcatttaatctgtgtcaTCGGAGAGTTAAATATCACTGCTGGAGCTATAAAATATTAATCAGAATATACCTCCTTGGCTTTTCAATGTCTTGTAATTGAAGTCAAAGTCATCCTGCAAGTTCTCAAGCATTTTCATCTTCTGTTCCATGtcctggaaaaaacaacaacacctcatttatttctttattatacAAGACAGACCAACTTTGTAAAAGTTAAAAGATATTCAGGATTCTGTACTgcatattgaaatatttattctaCATGAAACTAACCTGCACCCGCTTCCTGATGTCCTGAAGGTTGTGTTCCAGgatctgctgcttctctgtcaCTACCGTCCCAGTGGGATGTGCTGCCTGGCCATCCTGCGAGACAAGACAAGGGACAGTGCTGACCCATTTAGAATGATGTGAAAATTCATAAACTGAAGTTGTTTGATGTAATATGAATGCCACAGCTAGGTTAATGTCGCTCTTCTTTACCTGTGCAGCAGAGGTGGCAGTCTGCAGCAGTCTTTGCTCCTCCCAAAGACAACGGGCAACAATGCGGGCAATATCCATCGGCTTCTCCAAGTACTTGCTCTGCAGATGCTGTTTAATTCGGCGCAGGTTATGCTGGTAGAGTACATTATTCTCCTGCAGGAAGCGGCTGTACTGCTGATCTATTTCCCCCAAGAGGTTGTGGAACACCAGTGTGGCGTGTGACTCCTTATTGGCAGCATAAGCCCTTGTAAAGGAGAAGATAAAGATTAATTAAGGATAGGATTATTTCTGTTTCCTCGTACTTAAAACTGATAAAACAGACTAAACATCCTGTATCCCACATGAGGAAGAGACTACCCAGGGGGAAAGGTGATAATtggcatatttctttttttaatgataatacAGTATCCAAATCCAGgtttacataaatatacagttaTAGACAACcatgctgattggctgctggtgGCAATGATCTCTGCAAAATGCCTAACTCCTTAATGCCAAACTAACAGTCCGCACTAGAACTAAACACTTGTAACTTTCCAACAAAtttcactgaaacatttttagttgtttttaagatattctgcaatttgattatttattattaattttccatttagcctttaaaaaaaaaatccttgcgGGAAACTTATTTTGACCCAGAGAAGGTGCAGTGTGATACATAATATGCATGAGATCC contains the following coding sequences:
- the stat3 gene encoding signal transducer and activator of transcription 3 isoform X1, with amino-acid sequence MAQWNQLQQLETRYLEQLYHLYSDSFPMELRQFLAPWIESQDWAYAANKESHATLVFHNLLGEIDQQYSRFLQENNVLYQHNLRRIKQHLQSKYLEKPMDIARIVARCLWEEQRLLQTATSAAQDGQAAHPTGTVVTEKQQILEHNLQDIRKRVQDMEQKMKMLENLQDDFDFNYKTLKSQGELSQDLNGNSQAAATRQKMAQLEQMLSALDQLRRQIVTEMGGLLTAMDYVQKNLTDEELADWKRRQQIACIGGPPNICLDRLETWITSLAESQLQIRQQIKKLEELQQKVSYKGDPIIQHRPALEEKIVDLFRNLMKSAFVVERQPCMPMHPDRPLVIKTGVQFTNKVRLLVKFPELNYQLKIKVCIDKESGDVAAIRGSRKFNILGTNTKVMNMEESNNGSLSAEFKHLTLREQRCGNGGRTNSDASLIVTEELHLITFETEVYHQGLKIDLETHSLPVVVISNICQMPNAWASILWYNMLTNHPKNVNFFTKPPVGTWDQVAEVLSWQFSSTTKRGLTIEQLTTLAEKLLGPCVNYSGCQITWAKFCKENMAGKGFSFWVWLDNIIDLVKKYILALWNEGYIMGFISKERERALLSPKPPGTFLLRFSESSKEGGITFTWVEKDISGKTQIQSVEPYTKQQLNSMSFADIIMGYKIMDATNILVSPLVYLYPEIPKEEAFGKYCRPEAAPEPEIGGDPTGIIQPYLKTKFICVTPCPSVFMDLPDSCELLGNGFPGTNSGNTSDLFPMSPRTLDSLMHNEAEANPGHLDSLTLDMDVASPM
- the stat3 gene encoding signal transducer and activator of transcription 3 isoform X2; the encoded protein is MAQWNQLQQLETRYLEQLYHLYSDSFPMELRQFLAPWIESQDWAYAANKESHATLVFHNLLGEIDQQYSRFLQENNVLYQHNLRRIKQHLQSKYLEKPMDIARIVARCLWEEQRLLQTATSAAQDGQAAHPTGTVVTEKQQILEHNLQDIRKRVQDMEQKMKMLENLQDDFDFNYKTLKSQGELSQDLNGNSQAAATRQKMAQLEQMLSALDQLRRQIVTEMGGLLTAMDYVQKNLTDEELADWKRRQQIACIGGPPNICLDRLETWITSLAESQLQIRQQIKKLEELQQKVSYKGDPIIQHRPALEEKIVDLFRNLMKSAFVVERQPCMPMHPDRPLVIKTGVQFTNKVRLLVKFPELNYQLKIKVCIDKESGDVAAIRGSRKFNILGTNTKVMNMEESNNGSLSAEFKHLTLREQRCGNGGRTNSDASLIVTEELHLITFETEVYHQGLKIDLETHSLPVVVISNICQMPNAWASILWYNMLTNHPKNVNFFTKPPVGTWDQVAEVLSWQFSSTTKRGLTIEQLTTLAEKLLGPCVNYSGCQITWAKFCKENMAGKGFSFWVWLDNIIDLVKKYILALWNEGYIMGFISKERERALLSPKPPGTFLLRFSESSKEGGITFTWVEKDISGKTQIQSVEPYTKQQLNSMSFADIIMGYKIMDATNILVSPLVYLYPEIPKEEAFGKYCRPEAAPEPEIGGDPTGIIQPYLKTKFICVTPTNSGNTSDLFPMSPRTLDSLMHNEAEANPGHLDSLTLDMDVASPM